The DNA window AGATAATTACTCAGTTTTTCCCCGTGTTCGGCTAACTGTAAGACTATGTTTTGGTATTTATTGTCAAAATGGTCGAGGGCGATAAATTCCTGCTTGTCTGGATTGATGACATCCTCGAAAGAGTTAATACCATGTTTACCGGTAAATGTTCCTCGCCAGGTATTAACATCGGTAACGTGGATCTTCCCTTCGGGAAATTCCATTATTTTATCACGTACGCCATTGGCCCCAATTGCTGACGTCTACATCCGAATAATACATCGGCAAACCATTGCTATCATAATGGGTATAATAGCCGAGATCCCAGAGGTCGTGTTCGCTGAACTGGTAACCCACAAAGCCCAGATAATTCATAACGGCATATTGCATTGTCCGAAACATTGCGGGATCACCAGAACCCCGGATATAGAATTTATCAACGCCCAGTTTTATGAAATAATCTTTTATCGAGGTAGTGCTGACCAATGGCGCGCCACTCTTGCTGCGGACAACACGCCCGGGAGATTCAACCTGTTGGTAGGTAACTGCCTGTTGATCATCGTAATGCTGGTCGTAATAGTTTGCATCAAGAGGATCGATAGAGCATTCAAAGGTTCTGATTGCGGTAAGAAAATCGGTATAGTCGCCATGACTGCTTTTTTTTGCGCGTTTCATTTTTATATTCCTTAGCGATATTCCCACAAGAGGGGAGATAATTTTGGAAGAAAAAATCACGCGGTTAGCTTATACCTCTTAATGGGTATTTATATTGATGTGAGGGATTATATTAATAAATAGCTGTAAAGCTATGCTGGCATAAATTATATACAAAACTTGATTATTCAATCGCTACTTCGTTTCCTGATGCGGGATTATGCCGATAGTGGGGCGGGTGTTTTTTGTCAACCTGCCGTGCCAGCAGTGGTGCGATATTTCCCTGATTGTATTTTCATGCCGCTGGCCCGGATTTTATAAATTTGAATCAGGCCAGCAGTATCACGGGTATTTTAACGCACGCCGCCATATTCCAGGCTGATCTCTTTCGCCGCGTGGATCACCAACGCGCCCAGCTCAGTCACGCGGTTGTCGGTGATGCGAGACACCGGGCCGGAGATGGAGATGGCGGCGAAGGCTTCACGGTGCTCGTCGAAGATGCAGGCTGCTACGCAGCGCAGACCTAGCGCATGTTCTTCGTCGTCAAAGGAAAAGCCCTGCTTGCGAATCTGCGCCAGCCCTTCCTTCAGGTTGTGCGGCGTCAGAGTATGTTGGGTATAGGTTTGCATGCCCTTTTTATGCAGCAGTTTGGTGACCTGCTCATCCGGCAGGGTGGAAAGAAAGGCCTTCCCCGCGCCGGAAGCGTGCATCGGCAGTTTACCGCCGATCGGTGCCGACATGCGCATCAACGCGGTGCACTGTACCTGATCGATAATAATGGCCTGATACTCGCTGGTATCCAGCACCGCCAGATTAACCGTCTCGCCGGACTCCTCCATCAGGCGACGCAGCGTTGGGTGCACCATCGCCAACAGATTACGGCTCTGCAAAAAGCTGCTGCCGACCACAAAGGCGTGTGAGCCGATGGTCCACAGGCCCAG is part of the Serratia quinivorans genome and encodes:
- the iclR gene encoding Acetate operon repressor encodes the protein MVTPAPAKRGKKPRAASPTASAATGQVQSLTRGLKLLEYIAEAQGNVALTDLAQQAGLPNSTTHRLLTTMQQQGFVRQVGDLGLWTIGSHAFVVGSSFLQSRNLLAMVHPTLRRLMEESGETVNLAVLDTSEYQAIIIDQVQCTALMRMSAPIGGKLPMHASGAGKAFLSTLPDEQVTKLLHKKGMQTYTQHTLTPHNLKEGLAQIRKQGFSFDDEEHALGLRCVAACIFDEHREAFAAISISGPVSRITDNRVTELGALVIHAAKEISLEYGGVR